The following are encoded in a window of Candidatus Stygibacter australis genomic DNA:
- a CDS encoding carboxypeptidase regulatory-like domain-containing protein, translating to MKKKILFIFIFTVFIGLMLNAGTTGQLAGKVRDEQGRPAPANIILEGTQIGAAAKDNGQYIIINIPPGTYNVKCLSMGFGTQLVEGVKIGIDETTTLNFTLSKDALALEGVTIIEAKNQGVKRDRSGSSSTVTSDTIEEIAAESIEDIVAIQAGAVNTGGELHVRGGRANEVVYTVDGMSVSDPVDGGSALTLDQDAIADMSVMTGGFTAEYGNAQSGIVNIVTKSGGENYSGKLEINTDHLLGLKELTFDLLSEKLNFDNPSNEDELKFALGGPVLGDLGPNLRNDLTFFLNGAIKFTDGRYRDYYSTDPNDDIPNLSGEWSSYNPYHDENWLMDFDDIVLDERNYNYYNANLKVKYQLNPRQNITFAMRGDTSNSTPYSHAWRYALEHYLEYEQLQNQYIVTYDHMFNSQMNLKIKGSYYQKSYTLQPKDIDRDDYYTMMDSSEWDIYYMDSNGRNTSGIYFLDENGNGVIGEGEVYNWQYFSDGNEYPVGSFVTPGAIYGTYQDDSSEQMTLRTDFEYQVNTIHGFKSGFELIKHHIEKDRLYNPWIIDPYRYDEYLASRIAIEHYDAGDSLDTNGDGIMDLELSEDTDFYSQQDNFDAIVAASGTTDGYRADPWQAAYYLQDKMEWEGMIVNAGVRLDFWYLGESYEILKEDGSYRERDFDNDEKFQMMVSPRLGVSHPIVEGSVLHFAYNYQNQLPQMQYIFTTVDSTDAYTSDSNVVVGNPSLEPQITVTYEVGLQQQLTEDIMMDLTAYYKNIYNYVSTRKVEKEGDETVYWYEYYSEDYGSAKGIDLNLSKQLSNFISGSASYSLSWANGNNSSTVVQDETTNLREFPLDWDTRHNFNFNMGFRIQNDEEFYLPFINVRVPFDDFSMNFLYNIASGSPYTGVNDEDTSDDINSSNKPYTSNANLTIYKKFSFSKKSSVKFYLTISNLFDKINYYGVFPRTGRPNDDGLYEPNPNGDGYIDDNGDYVSEETYLIHQMGIDDPSRASEGRTYSIGFTFNW from the coding sequence ATGAAGAAGAAGATATTGTTTATATTTATATTCACTGTTTTCATCGGTCTGATGTTAAATGCGGGAACTACAGGACAATTAGCAGGAAAGGTGCGAGACGAACAAGGTAGACCAGCACCGGCAAATATTATTCTGGAGGGTACGCAGATTGGCGCAGCAGCAAAAGACAACGGTCAATATATAATCATAAACATACCTCCCGGGACTTATAATGTAAAATGCCTTTCAATGGGTTTTGGTACTCAATTGGTTGAAGGAGTTAAGATCGGAATCGATGAGACAACGACCTTGAATTTCACATTGAGCAAAGATGCATTAGCTCTGGAAGGTGTAACGATTATTGAAGCAAAGAATCAGGGAGTGAAAAGAGATCGCTCTGGTTCTTCATCAACAGTAACTTCGGATACAATCGAAGAAATAGCTGCAGAGAGTATTGAAGATATCGTAGCGATCCAGGCAGGTGCTGTAAATACCGGTGGAGAGCTTCACGTTCGTGGTGGTAGAGCGAATGAGGTAGTTTATACTGTAGATGGGATGAGCGTCTCAGATCCAGTTGATGGAGGTTCTGCCTTGACTTTAGATCAGGATGCAATTGCAGATATGAGCGTGATGACTGGTGGATTTACCGCTGAATACGGTAATGCTCAGTCTGGAATTGTAAATATCGTAACCAAGAGTGGTGGAGAGAATTACAGTGGTAAGCTGGAAATTAATACTGATCATTTATTAGGTTTGAAAGAATTAACTTTTGATCTGTTGTCTGAAAAACTGAATTTTGACAATCCTTCTAATGAAGATGAATTAAAATTTGCCCTTGGTGGACCTGTACTAGGTGACCTGGGACCCAACCTTCGAAACGATTTAACCTTTTTCTTAAACGGTGCAATTAAATTTACTGATGGTAGATACAGAGATTATTATTCCACTGACCCTAACGATGATATACCAAACCTTAGTGGTGAATGGTCCAGTTATAATCCATACCATGATGAAAACTGGTTAATGGATTTTGATGATATTGTTTTAGATGAGCGAAATTATAATTACTATAATGCAAATTTAAAGGTTAAATACCAGTTAAATCCTCGTCAGAATATTACTTTTGCCATGCGTGGGGATACCAGCAACAGTACTCCATACAGTCATGCCTGGAGATATGCACTTGAGCATTATCTGGAGTATGAACAGTTGCAGAACCAGTATATTGTCACCTATGATCACATGTTCAATTCACAAATGAATTTAAAAATAAAGGGATCATATTACCAAAAGAGCTATACTCTTCAGCCTAAGGATATTGATAGAGATGATTATTATACAATGATGGATAGTTCAGAATGGGATATTTATTATATGGATTCCAATGGTCGTAATACCAGCGGAATATATTTTCTGGATGAGAACGGTAATGGTGTAATAGGAGAAGGAGAAGTATATAACTGGCAGTACTTTAGTGATGGTAATGAATACCCGGTAGGCTCATTTGTAACTCCTGGAGCCATTTATGGAACTTATCAGGATGATTCCAGTGAGCAAATGACTTTAAGAACTGATTTTGAGTATCAGGTTAATACAATTCATGGTTTTAAATCAGGTTTTGAATTGATCAAACATCATATTGAAAAAGACAGGTTGTATAATCCCTGGATAATAGACCCATATCGCTATGATGAATATCTGGCAAGTCGTATTGCAATAGAGCATTATGATGCTGGTGACAGTTTGGATACAAATGGTGATGGGATAATGGATCTGGAATTATCAGAAGATACTGATTTTTATTCACAACAGGATAATTTTGATGCAATAGTTGCTGCATCGGGAACTACTGATGGTTACAGGGCAGATCCCTGGCAGGCAGCTTATTATCTTCAGGACAAGATGGAATGGGAAGGTATGATAGTAAATGCCGGAGTCCGGTTAGATTTCTGGTATCTGGGTGAAAGCTATGAGATATTAAAGGAAGATGGATCATATCGCGAACGTGACTTTGACAATGATGAGAAATTCCAGATGATGGTTTCTCCACGTCTTGGCGTATCTCACCCAATTGTTGAGGGTTCAGTGCTGCATTTTGCTTATAATTATCAAAATCAATTACCTCAGATGCAGTATATATTTACTACAGTGGATTCCACTGATGCCTATACAAGTGATTCCAATGTAGTAGTTGGTAATCCTTCACTGGAACCACAGATCACAGTAACATACGAGGTGGGATTACAACAGCAGTTGACAGAAGATATAATGATGGATTTAACAGCTTATTACAAAAATATATATAATTATGTAAGTACACGTAAAGTAGAAAAGGAAGGCGATGAGACAGTTTACTGGTACGAATATTATTCAGAGGATTACGGCTCTGCAAAAGGGATTGATCTTAATTTGAGCAAGCAATTATCTAATTTCATTTCGGGATCAGCTTCGTACTCATTATCATGGGCAAATGGAAACAATTCCAGTACTGTAGTTCAGGATGAGACTACTAATCTTCGCGAATTTCCACTGGATTGGGATACACGACACAATTTCAATTTCAATATGGGATTCAGGATTCAAAATGATGAGGAATTCTATCTGCCTTTTATTAATGTACGTGTACCATTTGATGATTTCTCAATGAATTTCCTCTATAATATTGCTTCCGGATCACCATATACAGGCGTAAATGATGAAGATACTTCTGATGATATCAATAGTTCAAATAAGCCTTATACATCAAATGCAAATTTGACAATTTACAAGAAATTTTCTTTTAGTAAAAAATCATCAGTCAAGTTTTACCTAACGATCAGTAACCTGTTCGATAAGATTAATTATTATGGTGTATTTCCAAGAACTGGCAGACCGAATGATGACGGATTATATGAACCAAATCCTAATGGTGATGGTTATATAGATGATAATGGTGACTATGTTTCAGAAGAGACATATCTAATTCATCAGATGGGCATAGATGACCCGTCAAGAGCCAGCGAAGGCAGAACATATAGTATTGGTTTCACCTTTAACTGGTAA
- a CDS encoding TonB family protein — MERKYQDWKDVANSYYDKAFSLAILLILFAFLVSPNIEIKAYKAEVKTTEAIEIPPEIKEKIKPPETQIKPQIQIVIDDQLSDDDDDDELMELDTIDKTTLDPYEEIAKPDGWNTTPKEFIYYDEPPKKLNEAPLRYPKFAKEANIQGTVILELEVLRSGKIGAIDVKKSVLPGPGGLDEAAIEYARQLEFEPAKTNGKAIAVWVTFPVNFYLEN; from the coding sequence ATGGAAAGAAAATATCAGGATTGGAAAGACGTAGCCAACAGCTACTATGACAAAGCTTTCAGTTTAGCTATATTATTAATTTTATTTGCCTTTCTGGTATCACCAAATATTGAAATCAAAGCATATAAAGCAGAGGTGAAAACTACTGAAGCTATTGAGATCCCACCAGAGATCAAAGAGAAGATCAAACCACCGGAGACACAAATTAAACCACAGATCCAGATCGTGATCGATGATCAATTATCAGATGATGATGATGATGATGAATTGATGGAACTGGATACTATAGATAAGACAACTTTAGATCCGTATGAAGAGATCGCAAAACCTGATGGCTGGAATACTACACCTAAAGAATTCATATATTACGATGAACCCCCCAAAAAGTTGAATGAAGCGCCACTGAGATATCCCAAATTTGCCAAAGAAGCAAATATCCAGGGTACAGTAATATTGGAACTGGAAGTGCTCCGTAGCGGTAAAATTGGGGCAATAGATGTAAAAAAATCAGTTTTACCCGGACCAGGCGGTCTGGATGAAGCTGCTATTGAATATGCACGTCAACTGGAATTTGAACCAGCAAAGACGAATGGTAAAGCCATTGCTGTCTGGGTAACATTTCCCGTGAACTTCTATTTAGAAAATTAA
- a CDS encoding T9SS type A sorting domain-containing protein, which produces MKKVLLISLLIIFVVSLWAELMPVKTDKFTPDRSVSAPARKTISRDVPEWEWSVTPQDLLTNYADYFQCYNQTPIALQPEDHGGGVYIMYRVKDQAGNSEISYSYIDNMGVVQASQGIGSPGYYADAVVHQETGDVFGTWHYALDDGTDTYDCIAIYDLYHIIQGHGLWKDPVITVLDSDVQDDLDPTVDDEFIWPQLAIGPSPVAGKQRIYCVASNHQTADGTEANPSENVMIMYADFDELDLSAQSDLDWNYNTIPVLDTWNSGDPYWYRPFKSFCVIDNQLIFMGYRVAGDAAPDQQDKMFCFINDNYGEGDNWQEYYEDWVYDVENPSWEWNGITWHLFEDNVAGYPTDPPTYTYPSVNQDIIHTGHFNLVPTHGNTAVTWAGAMGLTFDSGSGPGYYWPLRFMIYPKTFTFDLVNEEFTQADVYPQGANPADSNPVLPWDLDEDGEIDEFTPDDDPSLPHYPLWAEDWPIFHYDEDSAFHYNEYYLTTNEENGWMAYMWVDGMMAKAANEGWEGYEDWVAKPEMAICVSNDWGATWSDPIFMNANVNSETYVEELDGMIPCFAYPGDRIEDDGDGYGILHLFFLDDNDYGSFHSQQHGLNNGSTFEYAAMRIYFGIGDDTDENDLVSVPLEIKNYPNPFNPTTTIQFRNETAGNVRIDVYNVRGQKIRTLTNETYEAGINTVTWNGTDDNGSEVPSGVYFYKTKFGKYTTSKKMILMK; this is translated from the coding sequence ATGAAGAAAGTATTATTAATCAGTTTACTTATTATTTTTGTAGTAAGCTTATGGGCAGAATTGATGCCGGTGAAAACGGACAAGTTTACACCAGATCGCTCAGTATCTGCACCTGCTCGAAAAACTATTTCACGTGACGTTCCTGAATGGGAATGGTCGGTAACACCACAGGATCTGTTAACTAATTATGCAGATTACTTCCAGTGCTATAACCAGACTCCGATTGCTCTTCAACCAGAAGATCACGGTGGTGGCGTTTATATCATGTATCGTGTGAAAGATCAAGCTGGAAACAGCGAGATCAGTTACAGTTACATTGATAATATGGGAGTAGTTCAAGCTTCTCAGGGTATTGGTAGCCCAGGTTACTATGCTGATGCAGTAGTACATCAGGAAACTGGAGATGTATTCGGAACCTGGCATTATGCTCTTGATGATGGTACTGACACTTATGATTGTATTGCAATCTATGACCTTTATCATATCATTCAGGGACATGGTCTCTGGAAAGATCCAGTGATCACAGTTCTTGATTCTGACGTTCAAGATGATCTTGATCCTACAGTAGATGATGAATTTATCTGGCCCCAATTGGCTATTGGCCCTTCACCAGTAGCAGGCAAGCAGAGAATTTATTGCGTTGCCAGCAACCATCAGACTGCGGATGGCACAGAAGCTAATCCTTCAGAAAATGTAATGATCATGTATGCTGATTTTGATGAATTAGATTTAAGTGCACAAAGTGATCTGGATTGGAACTACAATACAATTCCAGTTCTGGATACCTGGAATTCTGGTGATCCGTACTGGTATCGTCCTTTCAAATCTTTCTGCGTTATAGATAACCAGCTTATCTTTATGGGTTACAGAGTCGCTGGAGATGCTGCTCCTGACCAGCAGGATAAGATGTTCTGCTTTATCAATGATAATTATGGTGAAGGTGATAACTGGCAGGAATATTATGAGGATTGGGTATATGATGTTGAGAATCCTTCCTGGGAATGGAACGGTATTACATGGCATCTATTTGAAGACAACGTTGCCGGATATCCTACAGATCCACCCACATATACATATCCCTCTGTAAATCAAGATATAATCCATACTGGACATTTTAACCTGGTTCCCACTCATGGTAATACAGCTGTTACCTGGGCTGGTGCTATGGGTCTTACTTTTGACAGCGGTTCAGGTCCAGGTTACTACTGGCCACTGAGATTCATGATCTATCCAAAAACTTTCACCTTTGATCTTGTTAATGAAGAATTCACTCAGGCTGATGTTTATCCTCAGGGTGCTAATCCTGCAGATAGTAATCCCGTATTACCATGGGATCTGGATGAAGATGGTGAAATTGATGAATTTACTCCAGATGATGATCCAAGTCTTCCTCATTATCCTCTTTGGGCAGAAGACTGGCCCATTTTCCATTATGATGAAGATAGTGCTTTCCATTATAATGAATATTATTTAACTACTAATGAAGAAAATGGCTGGATGGCTTACATGTGGGTTGATGGAATGATGGCAAAAGCTGCTAATGAAGGATGGGAAGGTTACGAAGACTGGGTAGCAAAACCAGAAATGGCTATATGTGTTTCCAATGACTGGGGTGCTACATGGAGTGATCCTATCTTTATGAATGCTAATGTAAACAGTGAAACTTATGTTGAAGAACTTGATGGTATGATCCCCTGCTTTGCTTATCCTGGTGACAGAATTGAAGATGATGGTGATGGATATGGTATTCTTCATTTATTCTTCCTCGATGATAATGATTATGGATCATTCCACAGCCAGCAGCATGGTCTTAATAATGGCTCTACATTTGAATATGCTGCAATGCGTATTTATTTTGGTATTGGTGACGATACTGATGAAAATGATCTTGTTTCTGTTCCATTAGAGATCAAAAATTATCCTAATCCTTTCAATCCTACTACTACTATTCAGTTCAGAAATGAAACTGCTGGTAATGTAAGAATTGATGTTTACAACGTAAGAGGCCAGAAGATCAGAACTCTGACAAATGAAACTTATGAAGCTGGTATCAACACAGTAACCTGGAATGGTACTGATGATAATGGCTCAGAAGTTCCTTCTGGAGTTTATTTCTACAAAACAAAGTTTGGAAAATATACTACATCAAAGAAAATGATCCTGATGAAATAA
- a CDS encoding pyridoxal phosphate-dependent aminotransferase: MKKRLSHRARCMQPSPTLKVSALAKKMIKDGIEVINFGVGEPDFNTPEYIKIAAKQAIDDNYTRYTPSAGIIELKEAIIRKFKRDNGLEYEPKNILVSPGAKASLINVLMTICDPRDEVIIPTPSWVSYESQVWLCDAHPEILEASMANNFKITAEQLSARIKKLSNPKVLILNSPNNPTGMVYTRSELEAIGEVCLENEILILSDEIYEKLIYDGTEHVSIASLSPELKKNTVVVNGVSKAYAMTGWRLGYMAGPEEIVSKASEIQSHTTSCVNSITQRACVTALDEDDGSVEYMRKEFSQRRDYMFKGLNEIPEVHCMKPQGAFYIMADVSWYLKKNQRGINTSEELCSYLLSTYHLALVAGSAFQAEGFVRFSYANSVDNIRRGIEWFGEGLRSLISQD; this comes from the coding sequence ATGAAAAAAAGATTATCTCATCGCGCAAGGTGTATGCAGCCATCTCCAACTTTAAAAGTATCTGCATTAGCTAAAAAGATGATAAAGGATGGAATTGAAGTAATTAATTTTGGAGTAGGTGAACCTGATTTTAATACTCCAGAATATATTAAAATAGCAGCAAAGCAGGCAATAGATGATAATTATACCAGATATACGCCCAGTGCAGGAATAATAGAATTAAAAGAAGCAATTATCAGGAAATTCAAGCGTGATAATGGCTTGGAATATGAACCCAAAAATATTCTGGTGAGCCCTGGAGCAAAAGCTTCTCTGATCAATGTACTAATGACAATCTGTGACCCCCGGGATGAAGTCATCATCCCGACACCAAGCTGGGTCAGCTATGAAAGCCAGGTATGGTTATGTGATGCACATCCGGAAATACTGGAAGCCAGTATGGCAAATAATTTTAAAATAACTGCTGAGCAGCTTTCAGCACGGATCAAGAAATTAAGCAATCCAAAGGTATTGATCCTTAATAGTCCCAATAATCCAACAGGAATGGTTTATACCCGCTCAGAACTCGAGGCAATTGGTGAAGTATGTCTGGAAAATGAGATACTCATACTCTCAGATGAAATCTACGAAAAGCTGATCTATGATGGTACTGAGCACGTCTCAATAGCCTCATTATCACCTGAATTAAAGAAAAATACTGTGGTAGTGAATGGAGTATCCAAAGCATATGCCATGACCGGCTGGCGGCTGGGATATATGGCGGGACCAGAGGAGATAGTTAGTAAAGCGAGTGAGATTCAAAGCCATACAACATCTTGCGTAAATTCTATAACCCAGCGAGCCTGTGTGACTGCTTTAGATGAAGATGATGGAAGTGTGGAATATATGCGGAAGGAATTTTCCCAACGACGAGATTATATGTTTAAGGGATTAAATGAAATTCCCGAAGTGCATTGCATGAAACCACAAGGGGCATTTTATATAATGGCAGATGTGAGCTGGTATCTGAAAAAAAATCAGCGAGGTATCAATACCAGTGAAGAACTATGCAGTTATCTTTTGAGTACGTATCATCTGGCATTAGTTGCAGGTAGTGCTTTTCAGGCTGAAGGCTTTGTGCGATTTTCCTATGCCAATAGTGTAGATAATATTCGTCGTGGAATTGAGTGGTTTGGTGAAGGTCTACGTTCACTGATAAGTCAGGACTAA
- a CDS encoding MotA/TolQ/ExbB proton channel family protein translates to MKKRFLNLFMMVTILTLLFGVSLYAQDVENNATGITETTSAANEEMMFDESPQVGGFEAFARSLVGSGFVDLFLDGGFAMWPILVLLIWAIAVIIYKIIALSYARININALFDKIIPLLKEKKYQDAANVCAKTKGPVAAIIHAGLLKADRGVDAVEKAMESAGTIEMAFLEKGFVPMSTVINLAPMLGFFGTLVGMIQAFDAIAKAGEVDPTIVASGINVALITSAAGLAVAIPVQFFNNLLLGNVDGIVLDMQRGSEKVVETLIEN, encoded by the coding sequence ATGAAGAAAAGGTTTTTGAATCTCTTCATGATGGTAACAATCTTAACATTACTTTTCGGAGTGAGTCTTTATGCCCAGGATGTAGAGAATAATGCAACAGGAATAACAGAAACTACATCAGCAGCAAATGAGGAGATGATGTTTGATGAATCTCCCCAGGTAGGTGGATTTGAAGCATTTGCCAGAAGTCTGGTTGGAAGCGGATTTGTAGATCTGTTCCTTGATGGTGGATTCGCCATGTGGCCGATTCTGGTTCTTCTTATATGGGCAATAGCAGTTATAATATATAAGATTATTGCCTTATCATATGCCAGAATCAATATTAATGCCTTATTTGATAAAATTATACCTTTACTTAAGGAAAAAAAGTACCAGGATGCAGCAAATGTGTGCGCTAAAACCAAGGGACCAGTAGCAGCTATAATCCATGCAGGTCTATTGAAAGCAGATCGCGGAGTGGATGCTGTTGAAAAGGCTATGGAAAGCGCAGGAACCATCGAGATGGCATTTCTGGAAAAGGGTTTTGTACCAATGTCCACAGTTATTAATCTGGCACCGATGCTGGGATTCTTTGGAACTCTTGTGGGCATGATCCAGGCATTTGATGCTATTGCCAAAGCTGGTGAAGTGGATCCTACTATTGTGGCAAGTGGTATTAATGTAGCTTTGATTACTTCTGCTGCCGGATTGGCAGTGGCAATCCCTGTACAGTTTTTTAATAATCTACTTCTTGGTAATGTAGATGGTATAGTTCTTGATATGCAGAGAGGTTCAGAGAAGGTTGTGGAAACCCTGATTGAGAATTAA
- a CDS encoding biopolymer transporter ExbD codes for MKLGRKRKNLGGIPTTSTSDISFLLLVFFLSTTTFDIKKGLGLVLPPASDPTQQKAKIKDENLTKVWINKDGLVAVNEEEVPLEDLEKVIRNKVKGNPDMVISLKTDRKSNYDYMVRVLDLLQAAGAEKISLSTN; via the coding sequence ATGAAATTAGGCAGGAAAAGAAAGAATCTGGGTGGTATTCCGACAACATCTACGTCTGATATATCATTCCTGCTTCTGGTTTTCTTCTTATCAACCACTACCTTTGATATCAAAAAGGGATTAGGTCTGGTGTTACCTCCAGCGAGCGATCCGACCCAGCAAAAGGCAAAGATCAAAGATGAAAATCTCACCAAGGTCTGGATCAATAAAGACGGACTGGTAGCTGTAAACGAAGAAGAAGTCCCTCTGGAAGACCTTGAGAAAGTAATTCGGAATAAAGTAAAGGGTAACCCTGATATGGTTATCTCTTTAAAAACTGATAGAAAAAGCAATTATGATTACATGGTAAGGGTTCTTGACCTTTTACAGGCAGCGGGAGCAGAAAAAATCTCGTTATCCACTAACTAG
- a CDS encoding PorV/PorQ family protein encodes MKKKLLIITLVVLLPLLLAADIFPKSATAGVQFLKLGIDARAIGMGEAYTAVTNDISSVYWNPAGLALSTQNQVFYSHTEWVADIQHEYFAASRYYDFGVLAFSMSYLHMPEMEVTTEEQFGPTGEMFNCYDLAAGLSYANQFTDKFSFGFTVKYIREELDEYVATGLYDWGSFAFDLGTLYNTGWNNITIGMAMRNFGPDMEFDVDEDGDGQYDEDVFDLLDNDGDGLIDEDRDEMPFKLPMNFSLAIAGDVFRNPDESSYLLASLQLDSYVDRQETYNLGAEYKIGKFFLRSGYQFEYDAAGFSCGMGFIIPTSSFIIMLDYSYSDFGDLTESFIETPQRFTIKLLY; translated from the coding sequence ATGAAAAAGAAATTATTAATAATCACATTGGTAGTATTATTACCCCTGCTCCTGGCAGCGGATATTTTCCCAAAATCTGCAACTGCGGGAGTTCAATTCCTGAAATTAGGAATTGATGCTCGTGCTATTGGAATGGGAGAGGCCTATACTGCCGTAACTAATGACATCTCATCAGTTTACTGGAATCCTGCAGGACTTGCATTGAGCACACAAAATCAGGTATTCTATTCTCACACCGAATGGGTAGCAGACATTCAGCATGAATATTTTGCCGCTTCCCGTTACTATGATTTTGGTGTTCTGGCATTTAGTATGTCATATTTGCACATGCCAGAAATGGAAGTGACTACTGAGGAGCAATTTGGACCTACTGGCGAAATGTTTAATTGCTATGATCTGGCAGCAGGACTTTCCTATGCTAACCAGTTCACAGATAAGTTTTCTTTTGGTTTTACAGTAAAATATATCAGAGAAGAACTTGATGAATATGTTGCCACTGGTTTATATGATTGGGGCTCTTTTGCCTTTGATCTGGGAACTCTTTATAATACTGGTTGGAATAATATTACTATTGGTATGGCTATGAGGAATTTTGGACCGGACATGGAATTTGACGTCGATGAAGATGGTGATGGTCAATATGACGAGGACGTTTTTGACCTGCTGGATAATGACGGTGATGGCTTAATCGATGAAGATAGAGATGAGATGCCTTTCAAATTACCAATGAATTTTTCTTTAGCTATTGCTGGTGATGTTTTCCGCAATCCGGATGAAAGTTCATATCTGCTTGCTTCTTTGCAGTTAGATAGTTATGTTGACCGCCAGGAAACTTATAATCTTGGAGCTGAATATAAAATCGGGAAATTCTTCCTGAGAAGTGGATATCAGTTTGAATATGATGCTGCCGGTTTCAGTTGTGGAATGGGATTCATCATTCCCACCAGTTCATTCATCATTATGCTCGATTACTCATATTCTGATTTCGGAGATTTGACCGAATCATTTATCGAAACGCCACAGCGTTTCACTATAAAATTGTTATATTAA
- the pta gene encoding phosphate acetyltransferase yields MEILKEFREKAKAIGGRVILPESHDVRILKAAQEITKQGLAEIVLVGKPDEIRTYAKLEGLDVSGIEIVDPGSYHEIEAFADYYYAKRKKKGISYDEALMTVTKPLYFGAMMVKFGKVDGMVAGAANTTGSVIKAGLRVVGITPGLNTVSSALIMVVPDFQGKESIFLFSDCAVVPVPTAEQLADIAIETAHTGRQLLGMDPKVTLLSFSTLGSAEHERVNKVRRAKKLLEDRNVDFDFDGELQLDAAIVPMVAERKAPDSPVAGRSNILIFPEIQSGNIGCKLVEHFAKAQMIGPIIQGLAAPICDLSRGCEWEDVVNTTALVILLAQNQGEEK; encoded by the coding sequence ATGGAGATATTGAAAGAGTTTAGAGAAAAGGCTAAAGCAATCGGTGGGAGAGTGATCTTGCCGGAATCGCATGATGTGCGGATTTTGAAAGCTGCGCAAGAGATCACTAAACAAGGATTGGCGGAAATAGTCTTAGTTGGTAAACCTGATGAGATCAGGACTTATGCCAAGCTGGAAGGTTTGGATGTGAGTGGCATTGAAATTGTGGATCCTGGCTCATATCATGAAATAGAAGCCTTTGCAGATTATTATTATGCCAAGCGGAAGAAAAAGGGAATCAGCTACGATGAAGCGTTGATGACAGTTACTAAACCCTTATATTTTGGCGCCATGATGGTGAAATTTGGTAAAGTAGACGGCATGGTGGCAGGAGCAGCAAATACAACCGGCAGTGTGATCAAGGCAGGTTTACGGGTTGTGGGAATAACCCCGGGTTTAAATACTGTATCCAGTGCATTGATCATGGTTGTGCCGGATTTTCAGGGGAAAGAGTCAATCTTTTTGTTTTCAGATTGTGCAGTGGTACCAGTACCTACAGCAGAGCAATTGGCAGATATTGCGATCGAAACTGCTCATACCGGGCGACAATTGCTGGGAATGGATCCTAAAGTGACTTTATTGAGTTTTTCCACTTTAGGCAGTGCTGAGCATGAAAGGGTAAACAAAGTTCGCAGAGCCAAGAAGCTTCTTGAAGATCGCAACGTAGATTTTGATTTTGATGGTGAATTGCAGCTTGATGCAGCTATCGTGCCTATGGTAGCTGAGCGAAAAGCACCTGACAGCCCTGTTGCCGGAAGATCAAATATCTTGATTTTCCCGGAAATACAAAGTGGCAATATCGGCTGTAAATTAGTTGAGCATTTTGCCAAAGCACAAATGATAGGACCCATAATCCAGGGACTTGCAGCCCCAATCTGTGACCTTTCGCGAGGTTGCGAATGGGAAGATGTGGTTAATACCACAGCATTAGTAATTCTTTTAGCCCAAAATCAAGGAGAAGAGAAATGA
- a CDS encoding biopolymer transporter ExbD yields the protein MAKVRRNAKPETQIPTTSMGDISFLLLLFFMVSTVFVKEKGLDVILPKAKEIQKIPRKHATTIYVNRTGTITIDDYAVEIPQVSVIMQQKLAEDINTITCFRTDKDTNYGIMSDILNQLKDANALRVQFEAKLKR from the coding sequence ATGGCAAAAGTTAGACGTAATGCAAAACCTGAGACACAGATACCTACAACATCCATGGGAGATATCTCATTTCTCTTGCTGTTATTTTTTATGGTAAGTACGGTATTTGTAAAAGAGAAAGGTTTAGATGTGATCCTGCCAAAAGCAAAAGAAATCCAAAAGATTCCTCGCAAACATGCTACTACTATCTATGTGAACCGCACGGGAACTATTACGATTGATGATTATGCTGTGGAAATTCCCCAGGTGAGTGTGATAATGCAGCAGAAACTGGCAGAAGATATCAATACCATAACCTGTTTCCGGACAGATAAAGATACAAACTACGGTATCATGTCAGATATATTAAATCAACTCAAGGATGCGAATGCTCTGCGGGTACAATTTGAAGCTAAACTGAAGAGGTAA